The genomic window gtctgtctgtctgtgtttctgtgtgtgtgtttgagtgtgtgtgtgagtgtgtgtttgtgtgagtgtgtgtttgtctgagtgtgtgtgtgtgtgtgtgtgtgtctgagtgtttctgtttctgtgggtgtgtgtctgtgtgtgtgtgtctgtgagtgtgtgtctgtgtgtctgtctgtgtgtgtgtgtatgtgcgcgcgtgtgtgtgagtgtgtctgagtgtctgtgtgtgtttctgtgtgcgtgtgtgtgttttctcCCCCCACCTCTGAGACTTACACTGCACACCGACCCAGGTGCGCGCACTGAGTGCGCCCTCGCTGGCCTGGTTCGCTGCGTTACACCGGTACTCCGCCTGGTTGTCGCTGGGCTGTGTCACGATGGTGAGCCTCGAGATGGCCAGCCTGCCCAGAGTCTGCTCCACCGCTGACCCCACCGGCTCCTCCCCCTCAACAACAAACACAGCGTCTGAGGTGAACCGCGCACCGAGTGGGGATGGGCGAGGTGGGCGCCTCTGTGTACGAGGTAGATGCAGTCCAGGGAGTCTGtgcaaagtgtgtgtgtgtgtgtgtgtgtgtgtgtgtgtgtgtgtgtgtgtgtgtgtgtgtacacttaGGGCGAGAATTCTGGGGAGGCAAGTCAGGGTTCAAAGGTCATGGGTCAGGAGCAGGGCTCAAAGAGGTAATTTTGGGTTCAGATGTCATGGGCCAGGTGGGCTAgtctggttttagaagtcatggGTCAGGAGCAGGGGTCAGATAGGTCCAGCACCTTCCCGGTTCCTTACCTTGGCCCAGCTGAGGTTTGCCAGCGGGTTTCCCCCACTGGCGAAGCAGCTCAACGTGACGGAGGTCCCAGTCTGGAACACAGCACCCTTGGGTGGCCCCTGGATCCAGATCCTCTCGGGCGGGTCTGTCCCAGAGAGGTCAGAGGTCAGTAGAATCCCTCCCACCCCGAACTGCTCACAGACACCCCTCCCCTCTAACTCACCACGGGTCACCCTCCTCAAGTAACCCTAACCCCCTCTGAGGGTGAGGTACAAAACCCGGTGTAATGTGTGTGGATCAAAACGCACAGGTCTGACAGAAAACCTAGAAACATGGGTCAAATACAAAACCTGGTGTGCTGGATCTGGTGCATAAAAAAAATGGAAAGATGGGTCTGACAAAAGAAAGAGACACCAAACCTGCAACCTCAGGCTTAACCCAAAAGCCACCCAGGCACACACTTTTGAAATAAGACAAGGAGCCGAAGATAGGACCCGAACTCAAGAGTTCAACGCCTGAGGCCTGTCCTGACAGTCTAACACCGAGACTCAAATCCACAAGTCAGAACTGTCTGAACCCTGGGCACCAGTACAGAGGCCCTAGGATGGGACACAGGAGCTGCAGGCCTGGGGTCTGATGCAGAGAAACAAGCCTGGTGCCTGACGGAGGCCTATGTCCCAAGCCCTGGCTAGACTGAGGCTTTGTTAAGGCCCATCCTGGAAGTGGAGACCCAGTGGCTCATTGCAGATCTAGGAGGCCCAGGGACAAGCCCGAGGTCTGGAATTCAGGCTGGTGTAGAGGGGGAGGCCTCAATACAGGTGTTGGGCTTGAAGCCTGTGGCCCAGCACGAGCTCCCAGGCCAGAGGATTTGCTGGGCAAGGTGGGACACCGCAACCCAATGTTcataccccaccccccaccacacacacacacacacacacacacacacacacacacactgacccctgaCCCTCTGGGACTCACAGAAGACAGAGATGATGACACTGGTGCTGGTGGCCAGTGCTAAGGCCTCGTTCAGCGCCTCACACACCAGGCTTGTCCCATCCACTGAGCGCTGGGCCACAAAGGTGGCATTGGAAGTTGTGGACCATCCGGTgccctggggagggggtggacAGAGAGGTGGTGAGGGAACGAGGGGCCACGGTGGGACGggcggtgagaaggtggggggggggggattctcgCGCTGACTGACCTCTGGGTAGGTGACCTCAGTCACGTTGAACTCCATGCCGATAGCCCACCACTGGAGTCGTGCAGGGGGATTACTGGCGGAGGCCTGGCAGGACACAGAGACTTCACTGCCCTCTGTGGCCTGGGGTGTTCCAGTGAGCAGCACTCGTTCCGGTGGGTCTGAGGGTAAATGGaggctgggtcagtgtgtgtgagagagagagagagagagagagagagagagagagagagagagagagagagagagagagtgagagagagagagagagagagagagatacgaAGAGAAGGCAGAGAGatagagtgggagagagatggaaagatggagagagagggacagagagagaaagggagagagacagagagtgtgagagatAAAGTGTGCACGTGTGAGAGTGAGAGCAAGATGAAGAGACAGTGGGAAAGACTGTGAGAAAGAAGGATGGATggaggggagagacagagagatgagTGTGGAAGAGATTTGCACTCACAGACCACGTGGAGAGAGACGTTGGTCTTCAGTGGCTCCACTGTCACTTGGTTGCTAGCCACACAGGTGAGATTGACTCTGTTGTCGCCCGGCGTCACAGGGTAGGACAGCACGCTCCTTGCTGGCCCCTTTTTCATTCCTGTCTCCCagatcatggagagaactgtgtcTCCCTGAGTGTGTTTACACAACACAATGCATACACTGAGAGTCACTACCACAGAcacgtagaacacagaacacattgAGGGTCTCCTTCCCATCTCGATCCCACTTCCCAGGCTGGGAAAACCACAAAGTCAGGAAGCCTGAAGCTAAGGCCCAAATGCGGCAGGGAGGGGCAGCAGTGAAGATTTCAGGTCCAGAGCCCTTTCCAAGATGGACCACAGTGATTGCCGCTCCCTGGCTGTAACTCAATGAATCCCAGTTGTCCGGTCACAGGGACATCAGCAgagaagcaggcctttcagcccatctcctCCCTGCTTGTCATCTCCCACCAACGACCATACACCTCCTGCAGATCTTGCTCATAGTCTCCAGAGGGGAGGTAAGGAGGCCAGTCTGTGATTGGATGACTACACAGCTGTCCCCTGTGATTGGCTGTAACTCTCTGTCCTCTGTGATTGGTTGTAATTTTCCTTGTGGATCTAACTTCTGTGATTGGCTGTGACTCCCCTCTGCCACCCGCCCTCCCCCCCAGATTGGTTGCACCTCCTTTGTCATAACGGTCTCCCATCTGCGATCGGTGCCTTTCATTCTCACAGCACAACTACCCCCTGTGATTGGCTACACTATCTAGCTGTATGCCTTGTCTTCTCTGACAGGCTGCCTCTCACCTTAAGCCAGTGGAGGGTGGCCAATGGGTTGCCTCCTCCAGAAATGCAGGTCAGTTCAAGGGTTGTTCCCGCTCTCACTGGCTGCCCATCATAACCTTTGATCTTCGGCTTCTGTGGGGGGACTGAGGTAAAAGAGCACACAGCAAGGTCAGAATGCAAAGGTTAAAGGTCAATGGACACACTGAAGCTACAGGTTTAAAGCAGAATGAATGAGGAAGTTtatggggtcagagagaaggaaggGTTCATGGGGTGGTGGAATGAAAGGGCAGTCACAGGTCAGAGGGGAACCGGGGAATGGTCATGGGGTCACTGAGCCAAAGGGAGGGGTCACAAGGTGAGAAAGGAAATGGGAAGACTCATGAGATCACAGAGTTGAAAGAGGGGGTCGCAGGGTCAGAGGAAAAAGGAGAAGGGTCATGGAGAGCTGAATTCGAGGAGGTCACAGGGTCAAAGAGGAAAGCAGGCATCACAGAGTCCAGTGGCTGGATCAGAGAGGTCACAGGGTCAGGAACAAAGTGGTCAGCCAAATGAAGGGACAGGGGAAACAGATGAAATCGTACTTTGCTCCGCTCTCCTGCCACCTTCCCCCAGTAGCACAATGTATGGGGTGGGTTAACTAGCCAAcgagtgtgagtgaggggtcgGGAGTCAAACCTGGGGAGGTGGGGACAGATGAAACGGGATCAGTGCCAATGCTCGGCTGACAGTAGGctcagacacgatgggccaaagggtctgcttcCTACACTAATGCAAATCTCCAGGAGGGCAGAGAGTCAAAGGAAAACACGGGGTCAGCAGAGGCACTGCAGAAGTGTTAATCCCACCAGCAGATCCTCTCCTCTAGTGGAGATAAAAATATAGAGATCTTCCAGTTGAAGGCGGGCCAGTGAAACACAGTGACGACTttctggcagcaaacaaaactactaacaGCTCCATGAAGCACACTTTTTCTAGTGAACAATCACTAGCCTGTAAGTTTTCCCTccagagttgagcttttgaactgcctgaGCGACCTGGCATTTCCGGGGCGAGAacggaaggtgcaggatggtgGTGGCGCAACGTGTACGGACCGAATCGAGGCAGCGGGGCCTGGGTCCGACAGCAGGCAATGAGCCGATATACAGCCAGCGCAGGGGCGGACTTGGAGCCGATTCGGAATGGCAGAACCAaggcaaggcagggtcaaggtgGCTGAGCGAGGAACAAACCAAATACTTGACTGACTTGGGCGCCAGGCCTGATTGGAAAGGTCAGCTGCAGGTCAAATCTTAGCGGTGGGGCCCACGTGCGAGGAGCGACCTGCTGGTCAGGGAGTCGGGGCCGGAGGTGAGGGCTGGGCTGGTGTTCACTCGACTCTTCGCCGAGCCGAGGCTGCGGCCTGAACTAGTGGGCCCCTGGATCCGCGGTGGCCCTGGACTCACTCCCGTGAACTTCAGTTCCGCATGTTGCTTGCTCAGTTTGGGTTtttttgggtgtttgacagtcttattTTTTAATGgggttctttgctttgtggctgcctgtaaggaggcaaATCTCAGGCTGTACACAGATCACATACGCTGAGTCCAGTAACAAGGTGTCATGACTACAAATGTCATAGAACAGAAGAGCTGCTcattgactgcaggaggagggCGGTGCACGGCTTCCGTCCACAACGTGTCGAGAGGGTAGAGAGTTttaagttcctaggagtgaacgtCACTGATAGTCTGTTCTGGTCCAACCACGTAGACAATCCAGCCAAGGAAATTCACCAGCGCCTCTGTTTCCcaaggaggctaaagaaattcagaatGTCCCAGTTGACGCTCACCAGTTTTCACTAATGCACCGCGGGGAGCATCCAGCCGGGATGTATCACGGACTGGTGCAGCAACCGCTCTGCTGGCGACCACGAGGACCAGCGGGGGACCGCTGGCCGCAGCTCGGCATTTCCTGGGAAACCCCACAGACTCTGCCTATGCTGCAAAACCACCAACGTCATCAAAGCCCCCTCTCACCCCAGACACTCTCCCCCTTCGGGCAGAAGACACGAAAGTCTGACAGCACGTCCCACCAGGTTCAAGGTCAGCTTCCACCCCGCCGCTTTAGTGGTTCCCTGgatggacccttgacctcacagtctaactCGTTACGACCGTGCACTGCGATTCTCTGgcactgttacactttattctgcattctgccatTGTTCTACCTCAGCGGACTGTGCGATGATCTGATGTGTGTGGGCAGCGTGCAAGGCAAACGTTTCACCAGAGCTCGGtgcaggtgacaataataaaccagcttAACAAAGTAATCTACCAAGTCAGATGGAGGAGTATttatttcccagggttgaaaattCTAATGCCAGACGTctatgagattatgagaggcatagatagaacagACAGCCAGTGTCTTTTCCTTCAGGGTTGAAGTGCCTGACACCAGagggtgcatttaaggtgagagtgggacagttcaaaggagatgtgtggggcaagtttgtTTTCCACACAGGGGGTGGAGTGCACTGCCAGGGGGTGGTTGGGGCAGATACGACACATGGGTGTGCGGGGAATGAGGGTTATGGACATCATTTAGCCAGAAGGACTTACTTTACTGAGGCGTTTGATTCCTTCAGCACAGAAGGACCTGTTTTTTATGAAGGAATTATAAAATAGTTatttatatttagagatacagtgcgttAACAGGCTCCTCCTGCCCAACGATCCCATGTGACCCAGCAAGTCCGcgctggccaattaacctactaaccgggaGGAAACGGAGGCGCAAGGCGGCcatggagaacgtgcaaactcctcacagacagcagcaggggtTGAACCTGGGTGACACGCATTACTCTAACCGAGTTCCGAAACCCTCTCTACCTTTAAACTCCCTTTATGTGACAAAGCACAGACACGGTGGTGCCAGTGTAACGTGGGGGTTAGATGTGTAACACATGTATTGATCCAGTGTACTTTCCTCTTTCTGTGACCGACTGTCCGATCAGGAGACACTCACATAGAACGTTCATGGTGAAGTACGTAACCCGGGGATCGTCCAGAGCTGGGTTCATCGCTGAACATCTCATCTCCTTGCCATTGTCCGAAACCTTTGCAATGAAACTGCAGACACACAATAACCCAGTGACAGGTACTGGCTATGCCCCGagactctgatgggacagtgtggagggagattcactctgtgtctgaccccgggagagtgtgatgggacggtgtggagggagtttcactctgtgtctgaccccgggagtgtgtgatgggacagtgaggagggagcttcactgtgtctgaccccgggagtgtgtgatgggacggtgtggggggagcttcactctgtgtctgaccccgggagtgtgtgatgggacagtgtggagggagcttcactctgtgtctgaccccgggagtgtgtgatgggacggtgaggagggagtttcacactctgtctgaccccgggagtgtgtgatgggacggtgaggagggagcttcactctgtgtctgaccccgggagtgtgtgatgggacggtgaggagggagcttcactctgtgtctgaccccgggagtgtgtgatgggacggtgaggagggagcttcactctgtgtctgaccccgggagtgtgtgatgggacggtgaggagggagcttcactctgtgtctgaccctgggagtgtgtgatgggacagtgaggagggagcttcactctgtgtctgaccccgggagtgtgtgatgggacggtgtggggggagcttccctctgtgtctgacctcgagactataagatgggacggtgtgagatAGCATCTCCCTGTATCTGACCCGCGATCGTTTGGACGCTGCCATCTGTTGATCTTAGCTCACCTGATGGTGGACAGCGTACTGAAGACTTTCTGGTTTGAACCTTGTTTAACAGAGATCTCTGCTGGAGTCACGACCTTGTCCCCTGTGAGTAGAAACATGTCAGGCAAATGCAAacttctgtaaatgctggaaacatgCTCCCTAAAGCAAAAAAACAGAGGGTGCTCTGGGGTTTAGGTTACAGTAAAGAGAGGCCGTTTCTGGTCATCACAGTGTGTCTGTGCTGTACATCCAAACcatccaccattagatttctgtgCAGTCTATGAACTGACCTTGCTAATTCACTTTTTCACTACAgtgtatttattttgtatttgttaatttattgttAAGTCTTACTTAACAATAAGTAATGCTTTGGACcttgtttacacaaacatccccgacgcgTACCAGGCAGATCCCCGCtcccacctcggttactcagaccacatctctgttatgctaatcccagcatacagaccgctcgtcaggcgctccagaccagttcagaagcaggtgaaaacctggccaacagtagccatctctgctctgcaagactgctttgagaacactgactggcacatgttcagggaggctgcaaccgatggcgactctaccaacttagaggagtacacagcatcagtgagcagctgcatcagcaagtgcatcgacaacgtcactgtgtccaagacACGCGCTAACCAGAAACCAGaagcacactgtgggttcgcggagaaggtgtggagggggatggaaggggcagtgtcgaggttcatcccagcagctgcgtgacagaggactctctgatctacgggctgttcctggagacgcacaccgagaccaacatccggtgctgctggcagatcatcaactcagtcaaagacgctctttggtcggcccgaaacttgatggtctaccagcacacggagatgtccgtgggggaatgctgccgacgggcacattctcagctgcaggagtacgtgctgagggacgcactcaaactcggtgcagccaccgcaagggcccggtggggaagaaccacagtctagggtccttctcccgtgggagttgaAGGGTAGAGGGGCAGGGTGTATACCCCTGAACAAGGGAATGTAAATATGGTataacagagtgccacgtgggtggcgaAGAGTCTGAAAATGAAAAGACAGCAATGGAAACAGTTGGAAAGGATTGAAAGtcatgaatggtttattgtatataattttatttttgaataaagtatattttgtttaataaaaaaaagcagaagccatggatgaccgcggaggtgtgtgcgctgctgaggaccagtgactccgccttcagagcaggcgacaatgCAGCCCCAACAACAGGGTCAACCcgcggaaggctgctggaccagaccacattcctggcagagtgctcagaggatgtgcagaccagctagttctcactgacatcttcaacatctccctgagcagtgccaccattccaaatgcttcaaggccaccaccattgtccccatgctgaagaagtcttcagcgtctggcctaaatgactaccgtcctgttgcactcacatccatcatcatgaagtgtttcgagaggctcgtcatgaggcatatcaagaccctgctgcccccctcactggaccccctgcagtttgcgtaccgtcccaaccgctcaacagatgacgccattgccaccaccctccacctggccctaacccacctggacaaaaaagacacatacgttcggatgctgttcatagacttcagttcagcattcaacacaatcatccctcagacactgattggaaagctgagcctactgggcctggacacctccctctgcaactggatcctacacttcctgactgggagacctcagtcagtccggattgggagcagcatctccaacaccatcacactgagcacgagggctccccagggctgtgtgctcagtccattgctgttcactctgctgacccacgactgtgctgcaacacacagctcgaaccatatcatcaagttcgccgatgacacgaccatggtgggtctcatcagcaagaacgacgagtcagtttatagagaggaggtgcagtggctaacggactggtgcagacccaacaacctgtctctgaatgtgaacaaaacaaaagagatggttgttgacttcaggagggcacggagcgaccactccccactgaacatcgacggctcctcggtagagatcgttaagagcaccaaatttcttggtgttcacctggcggagaatctcacctggtccctcaacaccagctcgatagcaaagaaagcccagcagggtctctactttttgcaaaggctgaggaaagcccatctcccaccctcccatcctcatcacattttacaggggttgtattgagagcaccctgagcagctgcatcactgcctggttcggaaattgcaccgtctccgatcacaagactctgcagcggatagtgaggtcagctgagaagatcatcggggtctctcttcccgccatcacggacatttacactacacgctgcatccgcaaagcaaacagcattgtgaaggaccccatgcacccctcatacaaactcttctccttcctgccatctgggaaaaggctccgaagcatacgggctctcacgaccagactatgtgacagtttcttcccccaagccatcagtctcaatacccagagcctggaatgACACCAACTTATTGCCCTCTACTgtacctattgtcttgtttattatttattgtaatgcctgcactgttttgtgcactttatgcagtcctgggtaggttggtaatctagtgtagttttttctgtgttgtttttacattgttcagagtagtttttgtactgtttcatgtaacaccatggtcctgaaagcatctcatttttactgtgtactgtgccagcagttattgtcgaaatgacaataaaaagtgacttgactgttATATATCaattatctatccatctatccctCAAATTATTTATATATCTGTCTACAGTATTTATCATTTATCTATCAATCTATTTAATTATCTCTCTAATCTACTTTTCATtttctttatgtttttttttattattttcttctacTGCGAGAGCAAAAATCCAACATActttcaatgataataaatctgatgttGACTCTGATAATGAGGTTCCTGTGATACCAgactctctgatagtgaggttgcCTGTGACACCAgactctctgatagtgaggttccTGTGATACCAGACTCTCTGATAATGAGGTTCCTGTGATACCAgactctctgatagtgaggttccTGTGACACCAgactctctgatagtgaggttgcCTGTGATACCAGACTCTCTGATAGTGACAGTTCCTGTGACACCAgactctctgatagtgaggttccTGTGACACCAgactctctgatagtgaggttgcCTGTGATACCAGACTCTCTGATAGTGACAGTTCCTGTGATACCAGACTCTCTGATAGTGACAGTTCCTGTGACACCAGACTCTCTGATAGTGACAGTTCCTGTGATACCAGACTTTCTGATAGTGACAGTTCCTGTGATACCAGACTCTCTGATGGTGACAGTTCCTGTGACACCAGACTCTCTGATAGTGACAGTTCCTGTGATACCAGACTCTCTGATGGTGACAGTTCCTGTGACACCAgactctctgatagtgaggttccTGTGATACCAGACTCTCTGATGGTGACAGTTCCTGTGACACCAgactctctgatagtgaggttccTGTGATACCAgactctctgatagtgaggttccTGTGATACCAGACTCTCTGATAGTGACAGTTCCTGTGATACCAGACTCTCTGATAGTGACAGTTCCTGTGACACCAGACTCTCTGATGGTGACAGTTCCTGTGACACCAgactctctgatagtgaggttccTGTGATACCAgactctctgatagtgaggttccTGTGACACCAgactctctgatagtgaggttccTGTGATACCAGACTCTCTGATAGTGACAGTTCCTGTGATACCAgactctctgatagtgaggttccTGTGACACCAGACTCTCTGATAGTGACAGTTCCTGTGACACCAGACTCTCTGATAGTGACAGTTCCTGTGATACCAgactctctgatagtgaggttccTGTGACACCAGACTCTCTGATAGTGACAGTTCCTGTGATACCAgactctctgatagtgaggttccTGTGATACCAgactctctgatagtgaggttccTGTGATACCAGACTCTCTGATAGTGACAGTTCCTGTGACACCAgactctctgatagtgaggttccTGTGACACCAgactctctgatagtgaggttccTGTGATACCAgactctctgatagtgaggttccTGTGACACCAgactctctgatagtgaggttccTGTGATACCAGACTCTCTGATAGTGACAGTTCCTGTGATACCAgactctctgatagtgaggttccTGTGACACCAGACTCTCTGATAGTGACAGTTCCTGTGACACCAGACTCTCTGATAGTGACAGTTCCTGTGATACCAgactctctgatagtgaggttccTGTGACACCAGACTCTCTGATAGTGACAGTTCCTGTGATACCAgactctctgatagtgaggttccTGTGATACCAGACTCTCTGATAGTGACAGTTCCTGTGATACCAGACTCTCTGATAGTGACAGTTCCTGTGACACCAgactctctgatagtgaggttccTGTGACACCAGACTCTCTGATAGTGACAGTTCCTGTGACACCAGACTCTCTGATAGTGACAGTTCCTGTGATACCAGACTCTCTGATAGTGACAGTTCCTGTGATACCAGACTCTCTGATAGTGACAGTTCCTGTGACACCAGACTCTCTGATAGTGACAGTTCCTGTGATACCAGACTCTCTGATGGTGAGGTTCCTGTGATACCAGACTCTCTGATAGTGACAGTTCCTGTGACACCAGACTCTCTGATAGCGACAGTTCCTGTGATACCAgactctctgatagtgaggttccTGTGATACCAGAGTCTCTGATAGTGACAGTTCCTGTGATACCAGACTCTCTGATGGTGAGGTTCCTGT from Hypanus sabinus isolate sHypSab1 chromosome 1, sHypSab1.hap1, whole genome shotgun sequence includes these protein-coding regions:
- the LOC132393321 gene encoding nephrin-like isoform X2, with translation MPAERADSGSSVRSFTLNPPGTPRPALQLRGMKAWLVSLLLVVGHRGTASRQMFRKEPENRTSIEGETSFLECEVEGASGPVQWVKDGLLLGPDRNLPGFPRYRMFGNQAAGVFDLQVDRVRLEDEGSYHCQVGRSDSGPGLISRTAWLQVLIPPRGPHFQELAVGDIPTWVAGEEYSLTCEAQDSKPVSNITIMKGDKVVTPAEISVKQGSNQKVFSTLSTISFIAKVSDNGKEMRCSAMNPALDDPRVTYFTMNVLFPPQKPKIKGYDGQPVRAGTTLELTCISGGGNPLATLHWLKGDTVLSMIWETGMKKGPARSVLSYPVTPGDNRVNLTCVASNQVTVEPLKTNVSLHVVYPPERVLLTGTPQATEGSEVSVSCQASASNPPARLQWWAIGMEFNVTEVTYPEGTGWSTTSNATFVAQRSVDGTSLVCEALNEALALATSTSVIISVFYPPERIWIQGPPKGAVFQTGTSVTLSCFASGGNPLANLSWAKGEEPVGSAVEQTLGRLAISRLTIVTQPSDNQAEYRCNAANQASEGALSARTWVGVQFAPLSLGIEAPATPIREGENFTLVCRAGESNPAVRISWVRNGERLRGDRSWMERGIFGGWICTSTLTFLASARHDGEQVRCQAFTPLLQEITNTFHTIHICRTSPSAPDSLPYHPGLSPSINRLWLLDHHP
- the LOC132393321 gene encoding nephrin-like isoform X1, coding for MPAERADSGSSVRSFTLNPPGTPRPALQLRGMKAWLVSLLLVVGHRAGTASRQMFRKEPENRTSIEGETSFLECEVEGASGPVQWVKDGLLLGPDRNLPGFPRYRMFGNQAAGVFDLQVDRVRLEDEGSYHCQVGRSDSGPGLISRTAWLQVLIPPRGPHFQELAVGDIPTWVAGEEYSLTCEAQDSKPVSNITIMKGDKVVTPAEISVKQGSNQKVFSTLSTISFIAKVSDNGKEMRCSAMNPALDDPRVTYFTMNVLFPPQKPKIKGYDGQPVRAGTTLELTCISGGGNPLATLHWLKGDTVLSMIWETGMKKGPARSVLSYPVTPGDNRVNLTCVASNQVTVEPLKTNVSLHVVYPPERVLLTGTPQATEGSEVSVSCQASASNPPARLQWWAIGMEFNVTEVTYPEGTGWSTTSNATFVAQRSVDGTSLVCEALNEALALATSTSVIISVFYPPERIWIQGPPKGAVFQTGTSVTLSCFASGGNPLANLSWAKGEEPVGSAVEQTLGRLAISRLTIVTQPSDNQAEYRCNAANQASEGALSARTWVGVQFAPLSLGIEAPATPIREGENFTLVCRAGESNPAVRISWVRNGERLRGDRSWMERGIFGGWICTSTLTFLASARHDGEQVRCQAFTPLLQEITNTFHTIHICRTSPSAPDSLPYHPGLSPSINRLWLLDHHP
- the LOC132393321 gene encoding nephrin-like isoform X4, whose product is MKAWLVSLLLVVGHRGTASRQMFRKEPENRTSIEGETSFLECEVEGASGPVQWVKDGLLLGPDRNLPGFPRYRMFGNQAAGVFDLQVDRVRLEDEGSYHCQVGRSDSGPGLISRTAWLQVLIPPRGPHFQELAVGDIPTWVAGEEYSLTCEAQDSKPVSNITIMKGDKVVTPAEISVKQGSNQKVFSTLSTISFIAKVSDNGKEMRCSAMNPALDDPRVTYFTMNVLFPPQKPKIKGYDGQPVRAGTTLELTCISGGGNPLATLHWLKGDTVLSMIWETGMKKGPARSVLSYPVTPGDNRVNLTCVASNQVTVEPLKTNVSLHVVYPPERVLLTGTPQATEGSEVSVSCQASASNPPARLQWWAIGMEFNVTEVTYPEGTGWSTTSNATFVAQRSVDGTSLVCEALNEALALATSTSVIISVFYPPERIWIQGPPKGAVFQTGTSVTLSCFASGGNPLANLSWAKGEEPVGSAVEQTLGRLAISRLTIVTQPSDNQAEYRCNAANQASEGALSARTWVGVQFAPLSLGIEAPATPIREGENFTLVCRAGESNPAVRISWVRNGERLRGDRSWMERGIFGGWICTSTLTFLASARHDGEQVRCQAFTPLLQEITNTFHTIHICRTSPSAPDSLPYHPGLSPSINRLWLLDHHP
- the LOC132393321 gene encoding nephrin-like isoform X3, which translates into the protein MKAWLVSLLLVVGHRAGTASRQMFRKEPENRTSIEGETSFLECEVEGASGPVQWVKDGLLLGPDRNLPGFPRYRMFGNQAAGVFDLQVDRVRLEDEGSYHCQVGRSDSGPGLISRTAWLQVLIPPRGPHFQELAVGDIPTWVAGEEYSLTCEAQDSKPVSNITIMKGDKVVTPAEISVKQGSNQKVFSTLSTISFIAKVSDNGKEMRCSAMNPALDDPRVTYFTMNVLFPPQKPKIKGYDGQPVRAGTTLELTCISGGGNPLATLHWLKGDTVLSMIWETGMKKGPARSVLSYPVTPGDNRVNLTCVASNQVTVEPLKTNVSLHVVYPPERVLLTGTPQATEGSEVSVSCQASASNPPARLQWWAIGMEFNVTEVTYPEGTGWSTTSNATFVAQRSVDGTSLVCEALNEALALATSTSVIISVFYPPERIWIQGPPKGAVFQTGTSVTLSCFASGGNPLANLSWAKGEEPVGSAVEQTLGRLAISRLTIVTQPSDNQAEYRCNAANQASEGALSARTWVGVQFAPLSLGIEAPATPIREGENFTLVCRAGESNPAVRISWVRNGERLRGDRSWMERGIFGGWICTSTLTFLASARHDGEQVRCQAFTPLLQEITNTFHTIHICRTSPSAPDSLPYHPGLSPSINRLWLLDHHP